In a genomic window of Oncorhynchus keta strain PuntledgeMale-10-30-2019 chromosome 28, Oket_V2, whole genome shotgun sequence:
- the adnpb gene encoding activity-dependent neuroprotector homeobox b isoform X1: MLYYHPSIEIQYSHDEVSIHPHPNLSKGPMLKWTEQYALRLGSCPISEESSPVASMFQLPVNNLGSLRKARRNVKRVLGDIGLEFCKDHIEDYKDYVPNEFYIKHTTWDDVCVWDPSLTKAQEYRSKPFCCSGCPFSSKFFSAYKSHFRNVHSEDFESRILLNCPYCTYNGNKKTLETHIKLFHMPNNVVRQGPGGMQGLKDGMQLGKRPGESIEQAVYYCKKCTYRDPLYNVVRKHIYREHFQHVAAPYLIKPGEKATPNGAGAGSGNTDSSSNTNVNANSNTIHCKRCLFVLRTYEALVQHVIEDHERIGYQVTAMIGHTNVVVPRVKPVIMVSPKPGEKTVIGVGPKGQLVTTTVGGVRSLPTQQLSRIVIPKSGLSSTGLLSGSHLKQGPFGLKSGTTQSFSIGGQQVRITLPGNAQVSVPQHSQAAKQNLPGGLRSPIVVSSSSSTLKPTQLNSRVQAAATTVASVTAKGKGGTSVLGTSYTQKWKICTICNELFPENVYSSHFEKEHKAEKVPAVANYIMKIHNFTSKCLYCNRYLPSDTLLNHMLIHGLSCPHCRATFNDVEKIVAHMRQSHPDETVGPRTDSPLTFDLTLQQGNPKNVQLIVTTYNMRDAPEESVAFHAQSASSSTQTGKRTVPSQPPKMPSESEDGSPPKSAPQAAVPYKKDVGKTLCPLCFSILKGPISDALAHHLRERHQVIQTVHPVEKKLTYKCIHCLGVYTSNMTASTITLHLVHCRGVGKTQNGQDSRPAPSPRVSQAQGTALKRAGFENCDPNDPKRRKLPPGEHEGSAAFVENPDDPVNLVLDPKGHEDESYEARKAFLTQYFNREPYPMRREVEKLAASLWLWKSDISSHFTNRRRICTRDCETQKAKVLLGFNMREVSRLSHELTFDPECLSEGKESGEVLERRTSRTCIGRSEQAILRIEERAAANHGTTLQEGTPAGSDSEASATTQPNGGAKSDQNKIIESTIKQRGPQYLSEPIAIDSDSNEDETDEEDDETGVVELNSTGNDRLAAEGEVLGTGAHSSSDLEDMEDGSEEEEEGHVENGYGSSALPERQVKGKEAIAKL; encoded by the exons TGGCCAGCATGTTCCAGCTCCCGGTCAACAACCTGGGCAGCTTACGGAAAGCCAGAAGAAATGTCAAGCGGGTTCTGGGAGACATCGGGCTGGAGTTTTGTAAAGACCATATTGAG GACTACAAAGACTATGTCCCTAATGAGTTCTACATCAAGCACACCACctgggatgatgtgtgtgtgtgggatccTTCACTGACCAAAGCCCAG GAGTACAGATCAAAGCCTTTCTGTTGTTCTGGCTGCCCCTTCTCCTCCAAGTTCTTCTCAGCGTACAAGAGCCACTTCCGCAATGTCCACAGTGAGGACTTCGAGAGCCGCATCCTGCTCAACTGCCCCTACTGCACCTACAATGGGAACAAGAAGACCCTGGAGACGCACATCAAGCTGTTCCACATGCCCAACAACGTGGTGCGACAGGGTCCCGGAGGCATGCAGGGGCTGAAGGATGGCATGCAGCTGGGCAAGAGGCCTGGAGAGAGCATCGAGCAGGCGGTGTACTACTGCAAGAAGTGCACCTACAGGGACCCGCTTTACAACGTGGTGCGCAAGCACATCTACAGAGAACACTTTCAGCATGTGGCTGCACCCTACCTGATTAAGCCTGGGGAAAAGGCCACACCTAACGGTGCTGGTGCGGGCTCAGGGAACACAGACAGCAGCAGCAACACCAATGTCAATGCTAACAGCAACACCATCCACTGCAAGCGCTGCCTCTTTGTGCTACGCACCTATGAGGCACTCGTGCAGCATGTTATTGAGGACCACGAGCGCATTGGTTACCAGGTGACTGCCATGATTGGTCACACAAACGTGGTGGTGCCACGGGTCAAGCCTGTCATCATGGTATCCCCCAAGCCGGGGGAAAAGACTGTAATTGGTGTAGGACCCAAAGGTCAGCTGGTGACCACCACAGTGGGTGGAGTCCGCTCCCTTCCCACCCAGCAGCTCAGCAGGATCGTCATCCCAAAGTCAGGCCTAAGCTCAACGGGACTCCTGTCTGGGTCTCACCTGAAGCAGGGACCTTTTGGGTTAAAGAGCGGGACCACTCAGTCCTTCTCTATAGGCGGGCAGCAGGTGAGAATCACTCTACCCGGCAACGCACAGGTCTCTGTGCCCCAGCATTCGCAGGCTGCCAAACAGAACCTCCCTGGTGGCTTGCGGAGCCCCATAGTGGTGAGTTCCTCCTCGTCTACACTCAAGCCCACCCAGCTGAACTCCCGGGTCCAGGCAGCTGCCACCACAGTGGCCTCAGTCACGGCCAAGGGGAAGGGGGGCACTTCAGTCCTGGGCACGTCTTACACCCAGAAGTGGAAGATCTGCACTATCTGCAACGAGCTGTTCCCTGAGAATGTGTACAGCTCGCACTTTGAGAAGGAGCACAAGGCGGAGAAGGTCCCTGCAGTAGCCAACTACATCATGAAGATCCACAACTTCACCAGCAAGTGTCTGTACTGCAACCGCTACCTGCCCAGCGACACACTCCTCAACCACATGCTGATCCACGGCCTGTCCTGCCCGCACTGCCGCGCCACCTTCAACGACGTGGAGAAAATTGTGGCACACATGCGACAGTCCCACCCGGACGAGACGGTGGGGCCGCGCACTGACTCTCCTCTGACTTTTGACCTCACTCTGCAGCAGGGCAACCCCAAGAACGTCCAGCTGATTGTCACCACCTACAACATGAGAGACGCACCAGAGGAGTCAGTGGCCTTCCATGCCCAGAGTGCCTCCTCTTCCACACAAACTGGCAAGAGGACAGTGCCCAGCCAACCCCCAAAGATGCCCTCTGAATCCGAAGATGGTTCGCCTCCCAAGAGTGCACCTCAGGCGGCCGTGCCATACAAGAAAGACGTGGGCAAGACTCTGTGCCCGCTGTGCTTCTCCATCCTCAAGGGCCCCATCTCTGATGCACTGGCACACCACTTGAGAGAGAGGCACCAGGTCATCCAAACAGTGCACCCAGTGGAGAAAAAACTCACCTACAAATGTATCCACTGCTTGGGTGTGTACACAAGCAACATGACTGCCTCCACCATAACACTGCACCTGGTGCACTGCCGTGGTGTGGGAAAGACCCAGAATGGGCAAGACAGCAGGCCTGCGCCCTCCCCCAGGGTCTCCCAGGCTCAGGGCACTGCCCTCAAACGGGCTGGCTTTGAGAACTGTGACCCTAACGACCCAAAGCGCCGTAAGCTGCCGCCTGGAGAGCATGAGGGCTCTGCGGCTTTTGTAGAGAATCCAGACGATCCTGTCAACCTGGTCCTTGACCCCAAAGGCCACGAGGATGAGTCGTACGAGGCGCGGAAAGCCTTCCTGACGCAGTACTTTAACCGTGAACCCTACCCAATGCGTAGGGAAGTGGAGAAGCTAGCCGCCAGTCTGTGGTTGTGGAAGTCTGACATCTCCAGCCACTTCACCAACCGCAGGAGGATATGCACGCGGGACTGTGAGACCCAGAAGGCCAAGGTGTTGCTGGGCTTCAACATGCGGGAGGTCAGTCGGCTCAGCCATGAACTTACCTTTGACCCTGAGTGCTTGTCTGAGGGCAAAGAAAGTGGAGAGGTATTAGAGAGGCGGACGTCTAGGACGTGTATTGGGCGGTCTGAGCAGGCCATCCTGCGCATAGAGGAGAGAGCTGCGGCTAACCATGGTACTACACTCCAGGAGGGTACGCCAGCAGGGTCTGACAGTGAGGCCAGTGCCACCACCCAGCCCAACGGTGGTGCCAAGAGTGACCAAAACAAGATAATCGAAAGCACCATAAAACAGAGAGGGCCTCAGTATCTCTCAGAACCCATCGCTATTGACTCCGACAGCAATGAGGATGAAACGGATGAAGAGGATGATGAAACTGGAGTAGTAGAACTGAATTCCACGGGTAATGACAGGCTGGCTGCAGAGGGAGAGGTGTTGGGGACAGGAGCCCACTCTAGCTCAGACCTAGAGGATATGGAGGATGggtcagaggaggaagaagagggtcATGTTGAGAATGGATATGGCTCCTCGGCGTTGccggagagacaggttaaagggaAGGAAGCTATTGCCAAACTGTGA
- the adnpb gene encoding activity-dependent neuroprotector homeobox b isoform X2 encodes MFQLPVNNLGSLRKARRNVKRVLGDIGLEFCKDHIEDYKDYVPNEFYIKHTTWDDVCVWDPSLTKAQEYRSKPFCCSGCPFSSKFFSAYKSHFRNVHSEDFESRILLNCPYCTYNGNKKTLETHIKLFHMPNNVVRQGPGGMQGLKDGMQLGKRPGESIEQAVYYCKKCTYRDPLYNVVRKHIYREHFQHVAAPYLIKPGEKATPNGAGAGSGNTDSSSNTNVNANSNTIHCKRCLFVLRTYEALVQHVIEDHERIGYQVTAMIGHTNVVVPRVKPVIMVSPKPGEKTVIGVGPKGQLVTTTVGGVRSLPTQQLSRIVIPKSGLSSTGLLSGSHLKQGPFGLKSGTTQSFSIGGQQVRITLPGNAQVSVPQHSQAAKQNLPGGLRSPIVVSSSSSTLKPTQLNSRVQAAATTVASVTAKGKGGTSVLGTSYTQKWKICTICNELFPENVYSSHFEKEHKAEKVPAVANYIMKIHNFTSKCLYCNRYLPSDTLLNHMLIHGLSCPHCRATFNDVEKIVAHMRQSHPDETVGPRTDSPLTFDLTLQQGNPKNVQLIVTTYNMRDAPEESVAFHAQSASSSTQTGKRTVPSQPPKMPSESEDGSPPKSAPQAAVPYKKDVGKTLCPLCFSILKGPISDALAHHLRERHQVIQTVHPVEKKLTYKCIHCLGVYTSNMTASTITLHLVHCRGVGKTQNGQDSRPAPSPRVSQAQGTALKRAGFENCDPNDPKRRKLPPGEHEGSAAFVENPDDPVNLVLDPKGHEDESYEARKAFLTQYFNREPYPMRREVEKLAASLWLWKSDISSHFTNRRRICTRDCETQKAKVLLGFNMREVSRLSHELTFDPECLSEGKESGEVLERRTSRTCIGRSEQAILRIEERAAANHGTTLQEGTPAGSDSEASATTQPNGGAKSDQNKIIESTIKQRGPQYLSEPIAIDSDSNEDETDEEDDETGVVELNSTGNDRLAAEGEVLGTGAHSSSDLEDMEDGSEEEEEGHVENGYGSSALPERQVKGKEAIAKL; translated from the exons ATGTTCCAGCTCCCGGTCAACAACCTGGGCAGCTTACGGAAAGCCAGAAGAAATGTCAAGCGGGTTCTGGGAGACATCGGGCTGGAGTTTTGTAAAGACCATATTGAG GACTACAAAGACTATGTCCCTAATGAGTTCTACATCAAGCACACCACctgggatgatgtgtgtgtgtgggatccTTCACTGACCAAAGCCCAG GAGTACAGATCAAAGCCTTTCTGTTGTTCTGGCTGCCCCTTCTCCTCCAAGTTCTTCTCAGCGTACAAGAGCCACTTCCGCAATGTCCACAGTGAGGACTTCGAGAGCCGCATCCTGCTCAACTGCCCCTACTGCACCTACAATGGGAACAAGAAGACCCTGGAGACGCACATCAAGCTGTTCCACATGCCCAACAACGTGGTGCGACAGGGTCCCGGAGGCATGCAGGGGCTGAAGGATGGCATGCAGCTGGGCAAGAGGCCTGGAGAGAGCATCGAGCAGGCGGTGTACTACTGCAAGAAGTGCACCTACAGGGACCCGCTTTACAACGTGGTGCGCAAGCACATCTACAGAGAACACTTTCAGCATGTGGCTGCACCCTACCTGATTAAGCCTGGGGAAAAGGCCACACCTAACGGTGCTGGTGCGGGCTCAGGGAACACAGACAGCAGCAGCAACACCAATGTCAATGCTAACAGCAACACCATCCACTGCAAGCGCTGCCTCTTTGTGCTACGCACCTATGAGGCACTCGTGCAGCATGTTATTGAGGACCACGAGCGCATTGGTTACCAGGTGACTGCCATGATTGGTCACACAAACGTGGTGGTGCCACGGGTCAAGCCTGTCATCATGGTATCCCCCAAGCCGGGGGAAAAGACTGTAATTGGTGTAGGACCCAAAGGTCAGCTGGTGACCACCACAGTGGGTGGAGTCCGCTCCCTTCCCACCCAGCAGCTCAGCAGGATCGTCATCCCAAAGTCAGGCCTAAGCTCAACGGGACTCCTGTCTGGGTCTCACCTGAAGCAGGGACCTTTTGGGTTAAAGAGCGGGACCACTCAGTCCTTCTCTATAGGCGGGCAGCAGGTGAGAATCACTCTACCCGGCAACGCACAGGTCTCTGTGCCCCAGCATTCGCAGGCTGCCAAACAGAACCTCCCTGGTGGCTTGCGGAGCCCCATAGTGGTGAGTTCCTCCTCGTCTACACTCAAGCCCACCCAGCTGAACTCCCGGGTCCAGGCAGCTGCCACCACAGTGGCCTCAGTCACGGCCAAGGGGAAGGGGGGCACTTCAGTCCTGGGCACGTCTTACACCCAGAAGTGGAAGATCTGCACTATCTGCAACGAGCTGTTCCCTGAGAATGTGTACAGCTCGCACTTTGAGAAGGAGCACAAGGCGGAGAAGGTCCCTGCAGTAGCCAACTACATCATGAAGATCCACAACTTCACCAGCAAGTGTCTGTACTGCAACCGCTACCTGCCCAGCGACACACTCCTCAACCACATGCTGATCCACGGCCTGTCCTGCCCGCACTGCCGCGCCACCTTCAACGACGTGGAGAAAATTGTGGCACACATGCGACAGTCCCACCCGGACGAGACGGTGGGGCCGCGCACTGACTCTCCTCTGACTTTTGACCTCACTCTGCAGCAGGGCAACCCCAAGAACGTCCAGCTGATTGTCACCACCTACAACATGAGAGACGCACCAGAGGAGTCAGTGGCCTTCCATGCCCAGAGTGCCTCCTCTTCCACACAAACTGGCAAGAGGACAGTGCCCAGCCAACCCCCAAAGATGCCCTCTGAATCCGAAGATGGTTCGCCTCCCAAGAGTGCACCTCAGGCGGCCGTGCCATACAAGAAAGACGTGGGCAAGACTCTGTGCCCGCTGTGCTTCTCCATCCTCAAGGGCCCCATCTCTGATGCACTGGCACACCACTTGAGAGAGAGGCACCAGGTCATCCAAACAGTGCACCCAGTGGAGAAAAAACTCACCTACAAATGTATCCACTGCTTGGGTGTGTACACAAGCAACATGACTGCCTCCACCATAACACTGCACCTGGTGCACTGCCGTGGTGTGGGAAAGACCCAGAATGGGCAAGACAGCAGGCCTGCGCCCTCCCCCAGGGTCTCCCAGGCTCAGGGCACTGCCCTCAAACGGGCTGGCTTTGAGAACTGTGACCCTAACGACCCAAAGCGCCGTAAGCTGCCGCCTGGAGAGCATGAGGGCTCTGCGGCTTTTGTAGAGAATCCAGACGATCCTGTCAACCTGGTCCTTGACCCCAAAGGCCACGAGGATGAGTCGTACGAGGCGCGGAAAGCCTTCCTGACGCAGTACTTTAACCGTGAACCCTACCCAATGCGTAGGGAAGTGGAGAAGCTAGCCGCCAGTCTGTGGTTGTGGAAGTCTGACATCTCCAGCCACTTCACCAACCGCAGGAGGATATGCACGCGGGACTGTGAGACCCAGAAGGCCAAGGTGTTGCTGGGCTTCAACATGCGGGAGGTCAGTCGGCTCAGCCATGAACTTACCTTTGACCCTGAGTGCTTGTCTGAGGGCAAAGAAAGTGGAGAGGTATTAGAGAGGCGGACGTCTAGGACGTGTATTGGGCGGTCTGAGCAGGCCATCCTGCGCATAGAGGAGAGAGCTGCGGCTAACCATGGTACTACACTCCAGGAGGGTACGCCAGCAGGGTCTGACAGTGAGGCCAGTGCCACCACCCAGCCCAACGGTGGTGCCAAGAGTGACCAAAACAAGATAATCGAAAGCACCATAAAACAGAGAGGGCCTCAGTATCTCTCAGAACCCATCGCTATTGACTCCGACAGCAATGAGGATGAAACGGATGAAGAGGATGATGAAACTGGAGTAGTAGAACTGAATTCCACGGGTAATGACAGGCTGGCTGCAGAGGGAGAGGTGTTGGGGACAGGAGCCCACTCTAGCTCAGACCTAGAGGATATGGAGGATGggtcagaggaggaagaagagggtcATGTTGAGAATGGATATGGCTCCTCGGCGTTGccggagagacaggttaaagggaAGGAAGCTATTGCCAAACTGTGA